A window of the Radiobacillus deserti genome harbors these coding sequences:
- a CDS encoding rhodanese-like domain-containing protein has protein sequence MVDIRDYNVSSNDVIHGSISIPLAYLKRHHHEIPKEEVHVIASDKIERNLGVRVLRSKGFKVIGYTLTDCGCAEK, from the coding sequence ATGGTCGATATACGAGACTACAATGTTTCTTCTAATGATGTTATTCACGGCTCTATTTCGATTCCACTTGCTTACTTAAAAAGACACCATCACGAAATCCCCAAAGAAGAGGTTCACGTCATTGCTTCTGATAAAATAGAAAGGAATTTAGGTGTACGCGTTTTGAGAAGCAAGGGTTTTAAGGTCATCGGATATACCTTAACAGATTGTGGCTGTGCTGAAAAATAA
- a CDS encoding SpoVR family protein yields the protein MKQADHLALEKAIAEITEIAEGFGLDFYPMRYEICPPEIIYTFGAYGMPTRFSHWSFGKQFHKMKLQYDLGLSKIYELVINSNPCYAFLLNSNSLIQNKLIVAHVLAHCDFFKNNARFQNTNRDMVESMSATAERIAAYEKEYGIEEVESFLDAVLAIQEHIDPALLKANLDWNEELEGEEEETSQNPGPYDDLWNLDEASQKKEKPKRRKKKFPPRPEKDLLLFIEEYSRHLEDWQRDILTMMREEMLYFWPQLETKIMNEGWASYWHQRILREMDLTSDEVVEFASLNAGVVQPSKTQINPYYLGVKMFEDIEERFNNPTEEMKRWGVEPGSGREKIFEVREIESDISFLRNYLTKDFVQREDLYLFEKQGNEYKVTDKNWENVRDQLITMRVNGGFPYLTVQNGDYLFNGELYLKHHFEGVELDLTYLEKTLPHIFQLWGRTVHMETVIEEREALFTYDGNKVMKQYL from the coding sequence TTGAAACAAGCGGATCATCTTGCCTTAGAGAAAGCGATAGCGGAAATTACAGAGATTGCGGAGGGATTTGGCTTAGACTTTTATCCAATGCGCTATGAGATATGTCCTCCTGAGATTATTTACACATTTGGTGCCTATGGAATGCCAACGCGTTTTTCACACTGGAGCTTTGGGAAGCAGTTCCATAAGATGAAGCTGCAGTATGACCTCGGCTTAAGTAAAATCTATGAGCTAGTGATTAATTCTAATCCATGTTATGCCTTCCTCTTAAACTCCAATTCCCTCATTCAAAATAAATTAATAGTAGCACACGTGTTAGCCCACTGTGATTTTTTTAAAAATAATGCTAGATTTCAAAATACAAACCGTGACATGGTAGAAAGTATGTCTGCCACTGCGGAACGAATTGCTGCATATGAAAAAGAATATGGCATAGAGGAAGTCGAATCTTTCTTGGATGCGGTCTTAGCCATACAGGAACATATTGACCCTGCGCTTTTAAAAGCTAATCTAGATTGGAATGAAGAATTAGAAGGTGAAGAGGAGGAAACCTCCCAAAATCCTGGGCCCTATGACGATTTATGGAACTTGGATGAGGCCAGTCAAAAGAAAGAAAAGCCTAAACGGCGCAAGAAAAAATTCCCTCCTAGACCAGAAAAAGACTTGTTACTCTTCATTGAAGAGTATAGCCGCCATTTAGAAGACTGGCAGCGCGATATATTAACGATGATGAGAGAAGAAATGCTTTATTTCTGGCCGCAATTGGAGACGAAAATCATGAATGAAGGCTGGGCTTCGTACTGGCATCAACGAATCTTACGAGAAATGGATTTGACTAGTGATGAAGTAGTCGAGTTTGCGAGCTTAAATGCAGGCGTTGTCCAACCATCGAAAACACAAATTAATCCCTATTACCTTGGAGTGAAAATGTTTGAAGACATTGAAGAGCGCTTCAATAATCCGACAGAAGAGATGAAACGGTGGGGCGTAGAACCAGGTTCCGGTAGGGAAAAAATATTTGAAGTACGAGAAATAGAATCCGACATTTCCTTTTTAAGAAATTATTTAACAAAAGACTTTGTGCAGCGTGAAGACTTGTATCTTTTTGAAAAGCAAGGAAATGAATATAAGGTTACCGATAAAAATTGGGAGAATGTCAGAGACCAGCTTATTACTATGAGGGTAAATGGAGGCTTTCCTTACCTAACTGTGCAAAATGGGGATTACTTGTTTAATGGAGAGCTTTACTTGAAACACCATTTTGAAGGAGTTGAGCTTGATCTCACTTACTTGGAAAAGACATTACCTCATATTTTCCAACTATGGGGTCGTACGGTTCATATGGAAACAGTAATTGAAGAGCGTGAAGCATTATTTACGTATGATGGGAATAAGGTGATGAAGCAGTATTTGTAG
- a CDS encoding TerC family protein, producing the protein MESLWLEYAWTLLILIGLEGLLSADNALVLAVIAKHLPEEQKKKAINYGIIMAFGFRFVALFAISFIANVWQIQAVGAAYLLYLGLKHVIKARFGKENKNIHKDDEKESAGKAFWPTVGKIALADLAFAIDSILAAVALALGLPDSPLGDFGGMDGGKFLVVVLGGIAGLVLIKFAATWFVQLLEKRPALETTAYAIVAWVGVKLAVITLSHKDIGILDHDFPHSTLWTLMFYGVLVGIALIGWFAPRNKSKQKS; encoded by the coding sequence ATGGAATCATTATGGTTAGAATATGCGTGGACATTGTTAATACTTATTGGGTTGGAAGGGTTGTTATCAGCTGATAATGCCCTTGTCTTAGCGGTGATAGCCAAACATTTACCAGAAGAACAAAAGAAAAAAGCCATTAATTACGGAATCATTATGGCGTTTGGATTTAGATTTGTTGCTCTTTTTGCTATTTCTTTTATTGCGAACGTATGGCAGATTCAGGCGGTAGGTGCAGCATATCTGCTTTATCTCGGATTAAAGCATGTTATAAAAGCACGTTTCGGAAAAGAAAACAAGAATATTCATAAAGATGATGAAAAGGAATCAGCTGGAAAAGCTTTTTGGCCAACAGTTGGAAAAATTGCGTTAGCCGACCTTGCTTTTGCAATTGATTCAATCCTCGCCGCAGTTGCCCTTGCACTAGGTCTTCCAGATTCACCTTTAGGTGATTTTGGTGGGATGGATGGAGGTAAGTTTTTAGTTGTAGTCCTTGGGGGAATTGCTGGTCTTGTATTAATTAAATTTGCAGCAACATGGTTTGTGCAACTTCTTGAAAAACGACCAGCATTGGAAACGACGGCATATGCAATTGTTGCATGGGTCGGTGTGAAGTTGGCAGTCATCACCCTTTCCCATAAGGATATAGGAATCTTAGATCATGACTTTCCACATAGCACCTTATGGACTCTTATGTTCTACGGTGTACTAGTTGGTATTGCACTAATTGGCTGGTTCGCTCCAAGAAATAAATCCAAACAGAAATCATGA
- a CDS encoding YjcZ family sporulation protein: MSFFQGNQNSFILLVVLFVLLVIVGNEYPMGQQGYGGGY; encoded by the coding sequence ATGAGTTTTTTTCAAGGAAACCAAAACTCTTTCATCCTCTTAGTAGTTCTATTTGTATTACTGGTAATCGTTGGTAACGAATACCCAATGGGACAACAAGGGTACGGCGGAGGATACTAG
- a CDS encoding spore germination protein produces MVLGYENENYPIVVGGVSVNNVDGNGSINFGETVFQSAHAPAKLNFNGQVYGQNNIIHIQPMGSPIYDPDLFDNNLPVGASPMGLED; encoded by the coding sequence ATGGTTTTAGGGTATGAAAATGAAAACTACCCAATAGTTGTTGGAGGGGTAAGTGTTAATAATGTGGACGGAAATGGTTCAATCAATTTCGGAGAAACAGTTTTCCAATCCGCACACGCGCCTGCCAAACTTAACTTTAACGGACAAGTATATGGACAAAACAATATAATTCATATTCAGCCTATGGGATCTCCAATCTATGACCCCGATTTGTTTGATAATAATCTACCAGTGGGAGCATCTCCAATGGGGTTAGAGGATTAA
- a CDS encoding potassium/proton antiporter, translating into MENINHSFLLVSILLIVGVLTTKFSSRLGLPSLVFYIMVGMILSNFIYYDNALLTQLFGILALVVILFEGGMQSNWGHIKKVIKPSLALATVGVLLTTFVIGVLAKYILDVTWLEGLLFGAIVGSTDAAAVFAVIGNKNIKKRLRSTLEAESGTNDPMAVFLTVSLISLIQSPELNIFGITIRFLWQMGFGLVAGILMGKLTVWSINKINLDSSGLYPILSLGFAILTYSLTSLLEGSGFLAVYVMALLVGNSDLTYRHSIFRFNEGFAWMMQILMFILLGLLVFPNQLLDIFWQGVVLSILLILVARPIGVFLSTVKMGFTIQDKVFLSISGLKGAVPIVLATYPMIAGLNNSQLLFNVVFFVVFTSALVQGAAISPLADYLGLSRKEKVSSPHTLELVSIGKSSSEISEIVIKEHSVVLNKTLSEIKLPDDVLISAVIRGENVVTPTGTTMLQEGDIVYVLAPKSKRKQVNHIFMMKIPFQKEI; encoded by the coding sequence GTGGAAAACATCAATCATTCCTTTCTACTTGTGTCGATATTACTTATTGTCGGTGTGTTAACTACTAAATTCTCCTCTAGACTCGGTCTTCCATCCCTTGTTTTCTATATCATGGTAGGCATGATTTTATCTAACTTTATATACTATGATAATGCGCTACTTACTCAGTTGTTTGGAATTCTCGCTCTCGTTGTCATTCTGTTTGAAGGTGGGATGCAGAGTAACTGGGGCCATATAAAGAAAGTCATAAAACCTTCCCTAGCCCTGGCAACAGTAGGTGTGTTACTCACTACATTCGTCATAGGTGTATTGGCCAAGTACATACTAGATGTAACATGGTTAGAAGGATTATTATTTGGAGCTATTGTTGGATCTACAGACGCAGCAGCCGTCTTTGCTGTAATAGGCAACAAAAATATAAAAAAAAGACTTAGGTCAACATTGGAAGCAGAATCAGGTACTAACGATCCAATGGCGGTTTTTCTTACCGTTTCTCTTATCTCACTTATTCAGTCTCCAGAATTAAACATTTTCGGGATTACTATACGCTTCCTATGGCAAATGGGATTTGGATTGGTTGCTGGAATCCTAATGGGGAAATTAACTGTTTGGAGCATTAACAAAATTAACTTAGATTCCTCTGGTCTTTATCCAATCCTTTCCTTAGGATTTGCTATTTTGACCTATAGCCTTACTAGTCTTCTTGAAGGCAGCGGATTTTTGGCTGTCTATGTAATGGCTTTACTAGTCGGGAATTCGGATCTAACTTATCGCCATTCTATCTTTCGATTTAACGAAGGATTTGCATGGATGATGCAAATCCTTATGTTTATCTTGTTAGGTTTGCTCGTCTTCCCGAATCAGTTATTAGATATCTTTTGGCAAGGTGTAGTTCTTTCCATATTGCTTATTCTAGTAGCACGGCCAATTGGAGTTTTCTTAAGCACTGTAAAAATGGGATTTACTATTCAAGATAAAGTTTTCTTATCCATTTCAGGCTTAAAAGGAGCTGTGCCAATCGTTCTCGCGACCTACCCCATGATAGCAGGACTTAACAATAGTCAGCTTTTATTTAATGTTGTATTTTTCGTCGTGTTCACATCCGCTTTAGTTCAAGGAGCAGCAATCTCTCCTTTGGCGGATTATCTTGGACTATCAAGGAAGGAAAAAGTCTCTTCCCCACATACGTTGGAATTAGTATCTATTGGTAAATCATCATCCGAAATATCTGAAATTGTAATTAAAGAACACTCTGTTGTCTTAAACAAAACGCTCTCTGAAATAAAACTCCCTGATGATGTGCTGATTTCTGCAGTGATAAGAGGAGAAAATGTAGTAACACCAACTGGTACAACGATGCTTCAAGAAGGTGATATTGTGTACGTTTTGGCTCCAAAGTCAAAACGGAAACAAGTAAATCATATCTTTATGATGAAAATTCCATTCCAAAAAGAAATCTAA
- a CDS encoding outer membrane lipoprotein-sorting protein: MIVQDTEEKAFKQTDYLKDMIGEMVNNKTVELVGTEEISGRNTYHVRLTPKDTELYQKEMEFWFDEKTWVPLKIHTGMEDFETTIVYDNVEFQKDLDDALFTFNIPEDANVLTADDFEVEKRSPEEIQELASFPIPEITKLPKNYELVDSYYDQAYQMANFVYYHNDNEMDSIAFMVSADPEGEMLDGIPFEEGEAITIAGKDMTYISYEEMQSFIWGVNGVLYDVTIMSQEISKEEAIDIVKSIQ, encoded by the coding sequence GTGATTGTTCAGGACACGGAAGAAAAGGCATTCAAACAGACGGATTATTTAAAAGATATGATCGGGGAAATGGTCAATAATAAAACAGTTGAATTAGTTGGAACGGAGGAAATTTCGGGAAGAAATACGTATCACGTTAGGTTGACACCAAAAGATACAGAACTCTATCAGAAAGAAATGGAGTTCTGGTTTGATGAAAAGACATGGGTTCCATTAAAGATTCATACAGGAATGGAGGACTTTGAAACCACCATTGTGTACGATAATGTAGAATTTCAAAAAGATCTTGATGATGCCTTGTTTACCTTTAATATTCCTGAAGATGCCAATGTGTTAACCGCTGACGATTTTGAAGTAGAGAAACGATCTCCAGAAGAGATTCAGGAGTTAGCTTCGTTCCCAATTCCTGAAATAACAAAGCTACCTAAAAACTACGAATTAGTGGATAGCTACTATGATCAAGCCTATCAAATGGCTAACTTCGTTTATTATCATAATGATAATGAAATGGACAGTATTGCCTTCATGGTGAGTGCAGATCCTGAAGGGGAAATGTTGGATGGGATTCCATTCGAGGAAGGGGAGGCTATTACGATTGCAGGGAAGGACATGACATATATTTCCTATGAGGAAATGCAAAGCTTTATTTGGGGCGTAAACGGCGTATTGTATGATGTCACGATAATGAGTCAAGAAATTTCGAAAGAAGAAGCGATTGACATCGTTAAATCCATACAATGA
- a CDS encoding AAA family ATPase yields the protein MVRKPRRLQRIHIIGSVGSGKTTLAKELSKKLKIPHYELDQVVWNRTNVGDVRNSINVRDEQFHQIIASESWVVEGVHHEWIYDGLQKADIIVFLDVRIKMRKWRIWKRFVKQILRIEPSHYRPSLRILRKMFIWNRQFEKENRPEILNILKEFSHKTWIVSSSEEIKKALLR from the coding sequence TTGGTCCGTAAACCGAGAAGACTGCAACGAATCCATATCATAGGTTCTGTTGGTAGCGGAAAAACGACTTTGGCGAAAGAACTAAGCAAAAAATTAAAAATTCCACATTATGAACTGGATCAAGTCGTGTGGAATAGAACGAATGTAGGGGATGTTCGGAACAGTATAAATGTTCGGGACGAACAGTTTCATCAAATCATCGCATCCGAGTCATGGGTTGTAGAAGGCGTTCATCATGAGTGGATTTATGATGGGTTACAGAAAGCAGATATTATCGTGTTTTTAGATGTAAGAATTAAGATGCGAAAGTGGAGGATATGGAAACGATTTGTGAAACAAATACTACGAATAGAACCGTCTCATTATCGGCCCTCTTTACGTATTTTGCGAAAAATGTTCATTTGGAATAGACAGTTTGAAAAAGAAAATAGACCAGAAATATTAAACATACTAAAAGAATTTAGTCATAAAACTTGGATCGTATCAAGCAGTGAGGAAATAAAGAAAGCATTATTAAGATAA
- a CDS encoding asparagine synthase — METREGMIPTALGTAVTATGYALKQRKGSNKMVANTIFGFGLAHVVLGTIDLVKNRR, encoded by the coding sequence ATGGAAACACGTGAAGGTATGATTCCAACTGCACTAGGTACTGCTGTAACAGCAACCGGCTATGCACTAAAGCAAAGAAAAGGTTCTAATAAAATGGTGGCAAACACCATCTTTGGATTTGGATTGGCTCATGTTGTTCTTGGTACGATTGATTTAGTGAAAAATCGTCGATAA
- a CDS encoding M42 family metallopeptidase, whose translation MKGEDNVSTYPNVTETKELIKKLVSIPSPSGNTNKVISFVEAYLRDLNVETTRNRKGGLIATLPGEKESEHRMLTAHVDTLGAMVKEIKANGRLRLDLIGGFRYNSIEGEYCEIETASGEIITGTILMHQTSVHVYKNAGEAERNQVNMEVRLDAKVENAEEVRKLGVEVGDFVSFDPRVQLTDNGFIKSRHLDDKASVGILLQLIKRIKDENIVLPYTTHFLISNNEEIGYGGNSNITPETVEYLAVDMGAIGDGQSTDEYTVSICVKDSSGPYHYGLRKHLVELAAKHDIGYKLDIYPFYGSDASAAIRAGHDIVHGLIGPGIDSSHAFERTHESSLIQTENLLFHYVQTPLVSY comes from the coding sequence ATGAAAGGGGAAGACAACGTGAGTACATATCCAAACGTTACTGAAACTAAAGAACTGATTAAGAAGCTTGTTTCTATCCCTAGTCCATCTGGAAATACGAATAAGGTTATTTCCTTCGTGGAAGCGTATCTACGAGATTTAAACGTAGAAACAACACGCAATCGAAAGGGTGGACTTATTGCAACGCTTCCAGGTGAAAAGGAAAGCGAGCATCGTATGCTAACAGCGCATGTGGATACCCTTGGAGCGATGGTGAAAGAAATAAAAGCTAACGGCCGCCTTCGACTAGATCTTATTGGAGGATTTCGTTACAACTCCATAGAAGGGGAATATTGTGAAATTGAGACTGCATCGGGAGAGATTATTACGGGAACGATATTGATGCACCAAACCTCTGTTCATGTATATAAAAATGCAGGAGAAGCTGAGCGAAACCAGGTAAATATGGAAGTTCGACTCGATGCAAAGGTGGAAAATGCAGAGGAAGTTCGCAAACTTGGAGTAGAAGTGGGTGATTTTGTATCCTTTGATCCAAGAGTTCAGCTTACAGACAACGGATTTATCAAATCCCGTCATTTAGATGATAAAGCGAGTGTGGGCATTTTACTTCAACTTATCAAAAGAATAAAAGACGAAAATATTGTCCTACCATACACCACGCATTTTCTTATTTCCAATAACGAAGAAATTGGATATGGTGGAAATTCTAATATCACTCCTGAAACTGTAGAATACCTTGCCGTTGATATGGGGGCAATCGGAGATGGACAATCAACGGATGAATATACGGTATCCATTTGCGTAAAGGATTCAAGTGGTCCATATCATTATGGGTTAAGAAAGCATCTTGTAGAATTGGCCGCTAAGCATGACATCGGGTATAAATTGGATATTTATCCTTTTTACGGTTCCGATGCATCCGCTGCGATTCGAGCAGGACATGATATTGTGCATGGATTAATTGGACCGGGGATTGATTCATCCCATGCATTTGAAAGAACCCATGAATCTTCCTTAATTCAGACAGAAAACTTACTATTTCATTATGTTCAAACTCCATTGGTGTCCTATTAA
- a CDS encoding GNAT family N-acetyltransferase encodes MFTHKIDENLALKLLEQQDAQRVFELIEQSREYLKQWLPWLDMTKDVSDTRTFIKGTRANYVENKGMTAAILYKKEIVGIAGFNELDWVNRSAVIGYWLGEPFAGKGIMTKVVHALVDLAFSELKMNRIDIRVASENRRSRAIPEKLGFSIEGTLRQAEWLYDHFVDHVVYSMLAEQWKRNDK; translated from the coding sequence ATGTTTACTCACAAGATTGATGAAAATCTTGCTTTAAAGCTTCTTGAACAACAGGATGCGCAACGTGTTTTTGAGTTAATTGAACAATCTAGAGAGTATTTAAAGCAGTGGTTACCTTGGTTAGACATGACAAAGGATGTTTCGGACACTAGAACTTTTATTAAAGGAACACGAGCAAATTATGTTGAAAATAAAGGCATGACAGCTGCGATTCTTTATAAAAAAGAAATAGTTGGTATAGCTGGATTTAATGAACTGGACTGGGTGAATCGAAGTGCAGTAATTGGATACTGGTTAGGAGAACCTTTTGCCGGAAAAGGGATTATGACGAAGGTTGTACACGCGTTAGTTGATCTAGCATTTTCTGAATTGAAAATGAATCGTATCGACATACGAGTCGCAAGCGAGAATAGAAGAAGTAGAGCAATTCCTGAAAAGTTAGGTTTCTCCATAGAAGGCACGTTAAGGCAAGCAGAATGGCTCTATGATCATTTTGTGGATCATGTGGTATATAGTATGTTAGCAGAGCAATGGAAACGAAACGATAAGTAA
- a CDS encoding ATP-binding protein gives MAETKGREITVSQDRLSQGGHILYTYSDHEKYLRNATNFIEEGIQLGHGIIFVDSQHNQQLIWKYLLKNGIEQEDIDSIVFKNVENFYRKTAADTSYHFAKVLQEVGGHKIVRTWGVADTDVLDEQELYLYEEDCNRHVKDKGIISVCVFNAQKLSTKTCIRLLESHDYYMTDSQIVPTQIYRTNQYEVPSIVEQINIEKSAEEDLIRSEQLSFAGQLAAGICHEIRNPLTTIKGFFQFIKEMDHKEEKYFDVIDEELNRIEKITTELLLLAKPNSESRSKQNLVELVENVQMLLSTQAVLKEISIETIFLDEELIIDCDVSKIKQVLINLIKNAIEVMDRGTITITAKRSGNMALLSIADEGPGMSQEHIQKIGEPFFTTKEKGTGLGLIICLNIIKNHNGKMNIESELGEGTTFKVSLPLVQ, from the coding sequence ATGGCAGAAACTAAAGGTAGAGAGATAACGGTGTCTCAAGATAGACTTTCTCAAGGCGGTCATATTTTATATACGTATAGTGACCATGAAAAATACCTTCGCAATGCTACGAACTTCATTGAAGAAGGGATACAACTTGGCCATGGAATTATTTTTGTGGATTCACAACATAACCAACAACTCATTTGGAAGTATCTATTAAAAAATGGTATTGAGCAAGAGGATATAGACTCCATAGTTTTTAAAAACGTTGAAAACTTTTATAGGAAAACGGCAGCGGACACCTCTTATCATTTTGCGAAAGTACTACAAGAAGTCGGTGGTCATAAAATTGTTCGAACATGGGGCGTAGCGGATACGGATGTTTTAGATGAACAAGAACTTTATCTTTATGAAGAAGATTGTAACAGGCACGTGAAAGATAAAGGAATCATCTCTGTTTGTGTATTTAATGCTCAAAAGCTTTCTACCAAAACTTGTATAAGATTGTTAGAATCCCATGATTATTACATGACAGATAGTCAGATTGTTCCCACCCAGATTTATCGAACCAATCAATATGAGGTCCCATCCATCGTGGAACAAATCAATATTGAAAAATCAGCGGAGGAAGATTTGATTCGATCTGAGCAATTATCCTTTGCAGGACAGCTCGCCGCTGGAATATGCCATGAAATACGAAATCCTTTGACTACCATAAAAGGTTTTTTTCAATTTATTAAAGAAATGGACCATAAAGAGGAAAAGTACTTTGATGTGATTGATGAAGAATTAAATCGCATTGAAAAAATCACAACGGAACTATTGTTGCTTGCTAAACCAAATTCTGAATCTCGCTCCAAACAAAATTTGGTCGAACTTGTGGAAAATGTTCAAATGTTACTTAGTACGCAAGCGGTGTTGAAGGAAATTTCTATTGAAACGATTTTCCTTGATGAAGAATTAATCATTGATTGTGATGTTTCAAAAATAAAACAAGTGCTCATCAATTTAATAAAAAATGCAATAGAAGTAATGGACAGAGGGACCATTACGATTACTGCGAAGCGAAGTGGCAATATGGCATTACTTTCGATAGCTGATGAGGGACCAGGGATGTCCCAAGAGCACATTCAAAAAATTGGGGAGCCCTTCTTTACAACAAAGGAAAAAGGAACAGGATTAGGACTTATCATCTGTCTAAACATCATAAAAAACCATAATGGCAAAATGAACATAGAAAGTGAATTGGGGGAAGGGACTACCTTTAAAGTCTCCTTACCGTTAGTACAGTAG
- a CDS encoding metallophosphoesterase family protein, producing MRIIVISDTHIPKRGFHIPSPLIDAIREADLLIHAGDWQTIEVLRFLQKEIKVVGVAGNVDEPSLVKALGWKQLLECNGVNIGVVHGHGQGKTTEKRAYEAFKDEEVDIIIFGHSHIPVHNVLHGVTMFNPGSATDKRRQSQYSFGRITIEETVKLEHIFYDNKEGLEILSKP from the coding sequence ATGCGTATTATTGTTATCTCAGATACACATATACCAAAAAGAGGCTTCCACATCCCGTCCCCATTAATCGATGCCATTAGAGAAGCAGATTTATTAATTCATGCAGGCGACTGGCAAACGATAGAAGTACTCCGTTTTTTGCAAAAGGAAATAAAAGTTGTAGGGGTTGCCGGTAATGTAGATGAACCTAGCCTTGTCAAAGCACTAGGCTGGAAACAGTTATTAGAATGTAACGGGGTGAACATTGGTGTCGTACACGGACATGGTCAAGGTAAGACCACGGAGAAAAGAGCTTACGAAGCATTTAAAGACGAGGAAGTAGATATTATTATTTTTGGGCATTCTCATATTCCTGTACATAACGTACTCCACGGTGTAACGATGTTCAATCCTGGTTCTGCGACCGACAAGCGAAGACAAAGCCAATACTCATTTGGAAGGATTACAATAGAAGAAACTGTTAAATTAGAACACATCTTTTATGATAATAAAGAAGGGCTGGAGATTTTGTCCAAGCCCTAA
- a CDS encoding VOC family protein, giving the protein MNRINLIALGVRDMKVSVLFYRDGLGFSTSETAESPSIVFFNNAGTKLELYPLELLVKDINEENPPEVRNGFTGITLAYNAKSKEEVDEVIQRAERAGGKIEKKPQHVFWGGYSGYFSDPDGYMWEVAYSEHWKFDDQDMLIIE; this is encoded by the coding sequence TTGAATCGTATTAATTTAATTGCATTAGGCGTTCGTGACATGAAAGTTTCTGTTTTATTTTATCGTGACGGATTAGGGTTTTCCACCTCGGAAACTGCAGAAAGCCCATCTATCGTTTTTTTTAATAATGCAGGTACAAAGCTGGAGTTGTATCCATTAGAATTGTTGGTGAAGGATATTAATGAAGAAAATCCCCCGGAAGTTCGCAATGGGTTTACCGGAATCACTCTTGCTTATAATGCGAAATCAAAGGAAGAGGTAGATGAAGTCATTCAACGGGCGGAAAGGGCAGGAGGTAAGATTGAAAAGAAACCTCAGCATGTGTTCTGGGGTGGATATAGTGGATACTTCTCAGATCCTGATGGATACATGTGGGAGGTTGCGTATTCCGAACACTGGAAATTTGATGACCAAGATATGCTTATTATTGAATGA
- a CDS encoding SDR family NAD(P)-dependent oxidoreductase yields the protein MVNQIVIVTGAGNGIGKSIAIAYAAEGAKVAVVDKDRTAGEKTVQTIYQQGGDARFFQIDVRSPQEIINCVEEVQTLFGHINILINNAGVSAFHNVYDLTVAEWDDVINTNLRGAFVFSREVAKVMRHNKIGGSIINIASTRAFMSEPNSEAYAASKGGISALTHALALSLSEDGIRVNAISPGWIETGDYDALRSVDHRQHPANRVGKPDDVARACIFLTDPRNDFITGENIIIDGGMTRKMIYEH from the coding sequence GTGGTTAATCAAATAGTCATTGTAACAGGAGCTGGTAACGGGATCGGTAAATCCATTGCCATTGCCTATGCGGCAGAAGGAGCAAAAGTGGCAGTAGTAGATAAGGATAGAACGGCCGGAGAAAAGACCGTACAGACAATCTATCAACAGGGTGGAGACGCAAGATTTTTTCAGATTGATGTGCGTAGTCCACAGGAAATTATCAACTGTGTTGAGGAAGTACAAACCCTCTTCGGACATATAAATATCCTTATTAATAATGCAGGAGTTTCTGCGTTCCACAACGTCTATGACCTCACTGTAGCAGAATGGGATGATGTCATAAATACCAATTTACGTGGAGCTTTCGTCTTCTCTAGAGAAGTCGCAAAAGTCATGAGACACAACAAGATTGGCGGATCCATTATTAATATAGCTTCCACACGAGCATTTATGTCCGAACCAAACTCGGAAGCCTACGCCGCTTCTAAGGGAGGAATTTCTGCATTGACGCACGCATTAGCATTGTCGTTGTCAGAAGACGGTATTCGAGTAAATGCGATTAGTCCCGGATGGATTGAAACAGGAGATTATGACGCATTGCGTTCGGTAGATCATAGACAACACCCAGCAAACCGTGTAGGCAAGCCAGATGATGTCGCCAGAGCATGTATCTTTTTAACCGATCCTCGCAATGACTTTATTACAGGAGAAAATATAATTATAGATGGTGGAATGACACGGAAAATGATCTATGAGCACTGA